In Achromobacter xylosoxidans A8, a single window of DNA contains:
- a CDS encoding branched-chain amino acid ABC transporter permease: MEYFTVSLLNGVIYGLLLFMVSAGLTLIFGMMGVLNFAHASFYMIGAYAAYTLTPATGFWAALVLATVIAGVLGMGVERYFLRRVHKFGHAQELLVTFGLAFIVAELIKLFYGDFPVDYRVPQFLNFAAFRVFDADYPFYRLLMGGVSLAMFAVIYLLLSRTRVGIVVRSAIYRPRMAEALGHNVPLVFMSVFGVGAAMAGLAGAVAGAFYTTNPNMALELGVLVFVVVVVGGLGSLEGAMIASLLIGLISSFSVGIDASLASLFGLFGAGEWAESVGGLMTVKVSSLAATLPFLLMLVVLLVKPSGLKGEQA, from the coding sequence ATGGAATACTTTACCGTCTCGCTGTTGAACGGCGTGATTTACGGCCTGCTGCTATTCATGGTGTCGGCAGGCCTGACACTGATTTTCGGCATGATGGGCGTGCTCAACTTCGCGCACGCCTCGTTCTACATGATAGGCGCGTATGCCGCCTACACCCTGACGCCCGCCACCGGCTTCTGGGCCGCGCTGGTCCTGGCCACCGTCATCGCCGGCGTGCTCGGCATGGGCGTGGAGCGCTACTTCCTGCGCCGCGTCCACAAGTTCGGCCACGCGCAGGAACTGCTGGTGACCTTTGGCCTGGCCTTCATCGTGGCCGAGCTGATCAAGCTGTTCTACGGCGACTTTCCGGTCGACTACCGCGTGCCGCAGTTCCTCAATTTCGCGGCCTTCCGCGTGTTCGACGCGGACTATCCGTTCTACCGCCTGCTGATGGGCGGCGTGTCGCTGGCGATGTTCGCCGTGATCTATCTGCTGCTGTCGCGCACCCGCGTGGGCATCGTGGTGCGCTCGGCCATCTACCGTCCGCGCATGGCTGAAGCGCTGGGCCATAACGTGCCGCTGGTATTCATGAGCGTGTTCGGCGTGGGCGCAGCCATGGCCGGCCTGGCCGGCGCGGTGGCCGGCGCCTTCTACACCACCAATCCGAACATGGCGCTGGAATTGGGCGTGCTGGTGTTCGTGGTGGTGGTAGTGGGCGGCCTGGGCTCGCTCGAAGGCGCGATGATCGCCTCGCTGCTGATCGGCCTGATCAGTTCCTTCTCGGTGGGCATCGACGCCAGCCTGGCGTCCTTGTTCGGTCTGTTCGGAGCCGGCGAATGGGCCGAGAGCGTGGGCGGCCTGATGACCGTCAAGGTCTCGAGCCTGGCGGCCACCCTGCCCTTCCTGCTGATGCTGGTGGTGTTGCTGGTCAAGCCCTCGGGCCTGAAGGGAGAGCAGGCATGA